The region AACATATTCAAGATAATAAAAAAGTGATTTTTACAAATCCTGATTACTATTCTCCCACATCAAGTGGCTATGATTTTGAATGTGGTGTTATGGTTGAGTTATTTAAACCACACCTTCAAGAGCAACCAGAAATAATAGGTAAACCATCAAAATATGCCTTTGATTTTGCAATAAAAAAACTAAATATTCCTAGAGAATATATTGCAATGGTTGGAGATACTTATGAAACAGATATAAAAGGTGCCCATGATTGGGGTTTAATACCAATACACTTACAAACTACAAATGATGATAGTTATAATACTTTAAAACTAGATGCCTATGAGTATAAAAATCTTGAAGATTTATGTACTCATTTTAAAAGTGTAGTTTAAAACTTAACTTTTATCATCTCTTTCTTTTCAAAATATACGCAGTTAGTAAAACCAATATTTTTGGCTAATTTTTCACAATAATCTTTTTTGTACCCCACATGTTCAACTGCATGGGAGTCACTTCCAAAGGTAATTGGTATATCATATGCGTAAATCTCTTCAAGAAGTTTTTTAGAAGGATATGTATCTTTAACACTTTTTCTTAAGCCTGAAGCATTTATCTCAACTGCCATACCTGATTTTTTTATCTGTTTTAGAGCATCTTTTGCAATAAGTCGAATATCTTTTTTAGGTTCGTCATTAGTTAAAATTTTAACCAAATCAATATGTCCTACAATATTAAAATATTCAGTTTTAGCCATTTTTTTTATTTGTTCAAAATAATTATTCCATAAAGTAGTTGCATCTACATTTTTAAATAGATTTTTCCCTTTTTTATACTCTTTTATCATTTTGGGATCATCAACTAAATATTGATCTAAAAAATGAACTGAACCTATTAGATAATCAACTTCATCTTTTAAAAGTTTTTTATTCATCCCATAATCTAAATAATCAAATTCATAGGCAAAAAGAAGTTTAATTTTATTGTTATATTCCATTTTTGCATCTTCAAACATTTGAATATAGTCTTTTTTATATTTGTTTTCCATTCTATGCTTTTTATCATATTTCATTGGGTTATGGTCTGAAAAACCCAATACATCTATTTTCTCTTTTATGGCTTTTTTTATATAATCATCCATAATTCCAACAGCGTGCTTACAAAGATAAGTATGGTTATGTAAATCAACTTTCATTTTTAGCCTTTATAAAAGAAATTTTTTCTGTATCTTAATAGTTTTGATTTCACAATATCAATTTTATGGCTAAAGTCTTCTTTATTTATTAAGCCATCAACTATAAGTCTAGCCTCTTTTGATTTAAACTTATCATGGGTAGGGTAATACTCTTTTAATAAAAACAGTGTATATGAAACAAGTTTTTCATCTCCAACTGCTTGATACTCGTTATTTGACCTTTTAAATATAGCTACAGATAATAAACCTTTTATTGCACCTACTATATCTGTCTCTTTTTTTGTTTTTGAAT is a window of Halarcobacter sp. DNA encoding:
- a CDS encoding histidinol-phosphatase, producing MKVDLHNHTYLCKHAVGIMDDYIKKAIKEKIDVLGFSDHNPMKYDKKHRMENKYKKDYIQMFEDAKMEYNNKIKLLFAYEFDYLDYGMNKKLLKDEVDYLIGSVHFLDQYLVDDPKMIKEYKKGKNLFKNVDATTLWNNYFEQIKKMAKTEYFNIVGHIDLVKILTNDEPKKDIRLIAKDALKQIKKSGMAVEINASGLRKSVKDTYPSKKLLEEIYAYDIPITFGSDSHAVEHVGYKKDYCEKLAKNIGFTNCVYFEKKEMIKVKF